In Peptostreptococcus equinus, the DNA window CCCCATTCACGACATTGATCACCATTAACAGGTTCTATTTTTATTACATCTGCACCATAATCAGCCAACATCATTGTACAGAATGGTCCATTTAATGCGGAAGTAAGGTCTATAACTTTTAATCCTTCTAGCGCTTTTTTCATTATTTTTATTCTCCTTTAATTTCTACTTAATAAGCTTCATAAACAAACTGTCCAACTGTAGATAATACTGGTTCTGGTAGTACATCTATTGAGCTAGGATATGGAGGATCACTAGGAACTTCTATAACTTTAAATGCTCTGACTTCTATAAGAGCTTTCTTGCCTTCTATTTTTTTTGCTCTTGCTACATATTCCATATAATCTCCCGCTTGAGAAGGTGTATATAGACGTATTTTTTTTACTTCTACGCAATGACCAGTATTACCAAATACTTTAGCCATTAATCTAACTGCTGTATCACTCATAAGAGTAATGTTTCTTGCACCATTTATTAAACCACCTAGATAAAAAACATCTCTATTTGACATTCTATAACGGAATGTTACTGTCTGTTGTTCGTTCATAATTAGACTCCTTTTAATATTATTTTTTATTTAAATTAAAAACCTATATTTCAACTTCATCTTCTTCTGGAAAATCATCAAGTGGGAACCATGGATCTGTAACTAGTCCTTCAGGTTGTTCTCCACGTTGTAAGTGTTTTTTAACTACTAAACGTACAAAACCCTCTGTGCAAAGAACAGGTTCATCAAACCAAATCATTTCACCTTTTTTGCAATCAGATTTTCCTTCACGGAAAGCTGGTGTTGCAAGCTTATAAACTTCAATTTTACAATCACGAGAAGAATTACCTATGTTGACTAAT includes these proteins:
- a CDS encoding beta-alanyl-CoA:ammonia lyase; the protein is MRKVSYLSYNMTTADAANPDGLISIGRQFDFIGDVETEEMILCDGDESLCLGYHDVKCFKDVYVGDMIDYKATLVNIGNSSRDCKIEVYKLATPAFREGKSDCKKGEMIWFDEPVLCTEGFVRLVVKKHLQRGEQPEGLVTDPWFPLDDFPEEDEVEI
- a CDS encoding acyl-CoA hydrolase; this encodes MNEQQTVTFRYRMSNRDVFYLGGLINGARNITLMSDTAVRLMAKVFGNTGHCVEVKKIRLYTPSQAGDYMEYVARAKKIEGKKALIEVRAFKVIEVPSDPPYPSSIDVLPEPVLSTVGQFVYEAY